From the Hoplias malabaricus isolate fHopMal1 chromosome 13, fHopMal1.hap1, whole genome shotgun sequence genome, the window GCCACACATGTTGATGTTGTTTAGGACAAAGAATGAAAACCTAGGatctataaaaacaaacagcacagtGTAGCTTCTGTGCACACATCATAACTTGAttctttacttttctataaCTTGTATAATATTGTACACTGGTTACTGCAAGTGTGCCATATGTTTGTGCACtgtgcaacattcattcattgtctgtaagcacttattcagTGGTGggtcctggaatcactgggcacaaggcatcGACACACGCTGGAGAGGGcacgagtccttcacagggcaacagcgAAGGAGAAATGGTAAACTCGTATCAAATCCAGTGTTGACAGCGGCCAGCATGTGACAGAAGTGCCCACACTGCAGTAGATCCAACATACACTACCTGCACTGTAAGCACTTTACCACAaactagtctctctctctcacacacacactaaacttaAACCTGTTgcacaaaccaaaacaaataaaacagggATTGGATTTGTCCTCACCAGTGCTGTGGAAAGACGAAGGATAGAGAGCAGGGTTCTGGCAGAGGTGAAGGTTGTGTCTTTGCTCACTCTAGCCTCCTTTCTCATCTCCACATAAGCAGCTGTGATGTAATCTGCAAGTGTATCAGGAACCACCGGCTGTCTCTTCTTACACTTACTTAAATAACGCCTAAAGgggattaaaaaaattaatttaatttaattaaaaagccACAGTCAATACTTGGGTAGCCTATATTACAGACATAGATAATAGTTATGCTTATCAatgctgttcaaagaaaaacatcatagaaactttacatttactttcaATAGACtttttcagagtaattttggaccattttggAAATTCAGTGTGGAGGACAGCTtctatgttcaaatgatgtactaAAAGAAACATCTACAAACATGGAATTACAGGCTTTTCTTTGGACGGTGATGATTTTCAAGTCTCATTATAAACCACAAAACTGTCAGTTTTCTAACACTGCAATCCCACGTCATACAATCTTAAATTTACAACAAAACTGTCTGATTACTTAAGACAAAATCTATGAACAGACACTGATCACACAAAGCAGTGAAGCAATGACTAGCTGCATTTACCTCATCAGCTTCATGTCAATGGGGGTGAAGTGTGTTGGGGGCTGTTTTGAGTGCTGGTGGACATAGGTGATGTGTTGAGCTAAACGCAGGTCATTGTCTGTGTCTGGTTTGTCCTGGATGAGCCAGAGCAAGTCGAAACGGGAGAGCAGTGCAGCCGGCAGCTGGATGTTTTGCTCGATGCTCTTGCGTGGGTTATAGCGACCGTACGCTGGGTTTGCTGCCGCCAGGATTGAACAACGTGCATTAAGAGAGGTCATAATGCCAGcctgagaggaaaaaaagccAAATCAAAACAGccttagtttaaaaatatacattgctACAATCATTTGCTCCACAAACAGAAAGTCCTCAGTTGCAGACagcactttattttaaatatacagtaaaagATTTGTGTTGTGTGCAAGTGTGAACAGATTTCAGATGTTCTTGATtgaatggatttgttaaatcaacacactTGATTTAAAATTATGATTTGATGATAATCTCAAATAACACTGTACTGTTATGAGGATAGATGTGGAAAGGGTTTAACCAACATTCACCAACACTAACTGGAATAATGGGGTTGGGTTTGCTCCAATAAGGTtttttgcttgttgtttttaaCCAAATAAACTCTTACGGCTCATAAATaggtttttaaatctcattttttgGTAAACATTTGTGCACCTGAGAATGAGTTTATTCATGCTGTAGTCCAGTTTTGCTGGCCAATATAGATACCTTGGCAATGGAGATTGTTTGCTGCTCCATTACTTCATGAATGGCTGTACGGTCAGCATCAGCCATTTTGTCGAATTCATCGATGCAGCACACGCCCAAATCGGCCAACACCAGTGCCCCACCCTCCAGGGTCATTTCCCCAGTAACTGGGTCACGCATCACTGCTGCGGTCAAACCCACACCTGAAGACCCACGTCCAGTAGTGTACTGAcctgaggaacagagagaggaagaacatGAGTTTGTGAATTGGACTAAAGCACTGTGACCTTAGAGTGATGCAGCAAGAGACTCACTGCGAGGCGCCAGGCGATCAATGTAGGACAGGAGCTGAGACTTGGCCACACCCGGATCCCCCATGAGACAGATGTTGATATTAcctgtaaataaatacacaaagaaATGCTTTAGTCCTGGTAACTCAAATTGCCTTAAAACTCACTTAAACTTGCTTGAACTTTGTTTTTGAAACCTTGACGTCGTTATGAAAATTAGGCTTCTGGAGTACCATAATTTGACTGTTCTCACATAATCAAACACTTGCAAAATCAAGCAACATTGACTCTAACTACATTGATTTTCCTAGAATGTTTTGGGCATTATGTGTGGCCTCTGCGTTTCATTGTATTGTCTTCTCCTGATGGACCATGGGTGAAGGTGACTAGGAAAAAGTATATCTGGGACGAGAGGGAGAAAGATCGTTACTGAGCAGCATGACTGTTGCCAGTCGATGTGTTCGCACAGTCAAACGCTGCATTTGAGTAACCCTAGCTGGTTAATTAACTGGACATTTAGTGTCATATGTATACATACAAATGTAATTCAAAAGTCTGTACAGACAAACATAAAACCCCCGACTACAACATATGTATGCGCCTGCCAGGTAATCCAGGGGTCGAGAGGTTGGAAAAGCTATATCAGAGATTCCAATGTAGTTTAGCACTGTGGCTTAAATGAAATTTTGTACTTCAAGCTTTCTTTCATTTATAAAAATCTGCTGTAGACAATCTATCAAAATTTTAAACAATTACGCAAAATCACAATTGGAATAGAAAACGTATATTGACTAGGCTTCTGCAATATTTGGGTATCTGTGTATACACAGAGGATAAATATCTGACCTCTGATCTTCATCCCACGTGGAGCCTGTTCAACTCCACCCACCAACAGAAGCAGCAAAGCTTTCTTTACATCTTCATGGCCATAGATCTCAGGAGCGATTGACCCAGCCAACTTCTCATAGAAATCCTcctctacaaacacaaacacattaacatTTCTTCCAAATCCTCTGGGTCAGTATCTTCATTAGTACTATACAGTTGTTTTGTGATACAATTTGAGTCCATTTTAATGCTGTTGTTGTTCTCTGGAAGTAACCCTGTATCTAGAACTCGTTAGCATAACTGAGCAGTAATGAATTAAATAGGTAATCAGgtgtaatgaataaaaaaaataaataaattctctaCAGCAAGTCAGACCAACCGCAAGCTACAAACCTGTGATCTGACGAAGCTCTTCCTCACTCAGGTCCTCTGTGCCCAGTTCATCATCCTCAGTTTTATTCATAAGTGTAATAACGTGAGCCTCCAGGTACGTCTCAGAAAGCAACCCCTGAAACACCAGAATCACAGACTTCACACTTTACTCCACATTGATATTTATCTAAATACAGGTTTATGTGCCAGATGAGATGTTTTTCTTCTAACAAAAATAGAACATCTTGAAAGTATAGATTTGTATATGGTAGTAATTACATGTTGGTGAAAGAGAATTGATTATGAAAATCTGAGTGTAGTTGCAGGACATCAAGTAAATTAGGTTTTTGGGTTTTCACACTCATTTGGGTGTGGATTATCTCACCTGTATGGCTTGTCGGAAGCCAGAtcgaagaagaggaagaaagatTCCAGTGACTGCCACATGATCTCCT encodes:
- the mcm7 gene encoding DNA replication licensing factor MCM7 isoform X2; the encoded protein is MGEEDPELVESVCENSKRYTALFADAVHELLPEYREREVVAKDALDVYIEHRLMMETRGRDPADTRDSRNQYPAELMRRFEVYFRPPSTSKPKVVRDVKADSIGKLVTVRGIVTRATEVKPMMAVATYTCDQCGAETYQPIASPSFMPLIMCPSQECVTNKSGGRLYLQTRGSKFIKFQELRIQEHSDQVPVGNIPRSMTVYARGENTRVAQPGDHVAVTGIFLPLLRSGFRQAIQGLLSETYLEAHVITLMNKTEDDELGTEDLSEEELRQITEEDFYEKLAGSIAPEIYGHEDVKKALLLLLVGGVEQAPRGMKIRGNINICLMGDPGVAKSQLLSYIDRLAPRSQYTTGRGSSGVGLTAAVMRDPVTGEMTLEGGALVLADLGVCCIDEFDKMADADRTAIHEVMEQQTISIAKAGIMTSLNARCSILAAANPAYGRYNPRKSIEQNIQLPAALLSRFDLLWLIQDKPDTDNDLRLAQHITYVHQHSKQPPTHFTPIDMKLMRRYLSKCKKRQPVVPDTLADYITAAYVEMRKEARVSKDTTFTSARTLLSILRLSTALARLRMVDMVEKEDVNEAMRLMEMSKDSLQAEKSSNTRTQRPADVIFSLVRELAGESGKVKAVRIAEAEQKCVSRGFTPAQFKAALDEYEELNVWQVNQGRTRITFI